One region of Streptomyces davaonensis JCM 4913 genomic DNA includes:
- a CDS encoding LysR family transcriptional regulator, translating into MDERQLRILRELGELGSVTAVAEALLVTPSAISQQLRLLQRAIPVPLTERQGRRLVLTDAGQALAGAAVEVETALARARGSVEEFVGRPDGEVSVAAFHSAGGAFFPLLLRALAGPGKPVPRLADEDVTQEDFPRLTREYDIVLAHRLEHAPPWPDTVTVTTLLREPLDVAMPKEHPLAAKRRVTPRDVADEPWITVHDGFPVMATIDAIAAAAGRRLHLAHRINEFAVVAEAVAAGGGIALMPRWTVRPHPALTLRPLSGVRARRHIDALYRPERLARKAVRTVLTELRHAARSIQAPEA; encoded by the coding sequence ATGGACGAACGGCAGCTGAGGATCCTGCGCGAGCTGGGTGAGCTGGGCAGTGTCACGGCGGTCGCCGAGGCGTTGCTGGTGACTCCGTCGGCCATCTCCCAGCAGCTCCGGCTGCTCCAGCGGGCGATCCCGGTACCGCTCACCGAGCGGCAGGGCAGACGGCTGGTACTGACCGATGCCGGGCAGGCGCTGGCGGGCGCCGCCGTGGAGGTGGAGACGGCGCTGGCGCGCGCCCGGGGCAGTGTCGAGGAATTCGTGGGGCGCCCGGACGGGGAGGTGTCGGTGGCGGCGTTCCACAGCGCGGGCGGCGCCTTCTTCCCGCTGCTGCTGCGGGCGCTGGCCGGTCCCGGCAAGCCGGTGCCGAGGCTCGCCGACGAGGACGTAACGCAGGAGGACTTTCCGCGTCTGACGCGGGAGTACGACATCGTCCTCGCCCACCGCCTGGAACATGCCCCGCCCTGGCCGGACACGGTGACGGTGACCACGCTGCTGCGTGAACCGCTGGACGTGGCCATGCCCAAGGAGCACCCCCTGGCGGCGAAGCGCCGGGTCACGCCGCGCGATGTGGCCGATGAGCCGTGGATCACCGTGCACGACGGGTTCCCGGTGATGGCGACGATCGACGCCATCGCGGCGGCCGCCGGGCGCCGACTCCATCTCGCCCACCGCATCAACGAGTTCGCGGTGGTGGCCGAGGCCGTGGCCGCCGGAGGAGGCATCGCCCTGATGCCCCGCTGGACCGTGCGCCCGCACCCCGCCCTGACCCTCAGACCCCTCAGCGGAGTACGGGCGAGACGCCACATCGACGCCCTGTACCGCCCGGAACGCCTCGCGCGAAAGGCGGTCCGCACGGTCTTGACCGAACTTCGCCACGCGGCCCGCTCGATCCAGGCGCCCGAGGCCTGA